Proteins encoded together in one Staphylococcus aureus window:
- a CDS encoding heme A synthase, which produces MFGKKNLKWLGVVATLMMTFVQLGGALVTKTGSADGCGSSWPLCHGALIPEFFPIDTIIELSHRAVSALSLLMVLWLVITAWKHIGYIKEIKPLSIISVGFLLLQALIGAAAVIWQQNDYVLALHFGISLISFSSVFLITLIIFSIDQKYEADELYIKKPLRRLTWLMAIIIYCGVYTGALVRHADASLAYGGWPLPFHDLVPHSEQDWVQLTHRIMAFIVFTIIMITYIHAVKNYPNNRTVHYGYTAAFILVILQVITGALSIMTNVNLIIALFHALFITYLFGMTTYFIMLMLRSVRSDKQ; this is translated from the coding sequence TTGTTTGGCAAAAAGAATTTAAAATGGTTAGGTGTCGTAGCAACGTTAATGATGACATTTGTACAACTTGGTGGAGCCTTAGTTACCAAAACCGGATCAGCTGATGGTTGTGGTTCTTCTTGGCCACTATGTCATGGTGCGTTGATTCCAGAATTCTTTCCTATTGATACGATTATTGAGTTAAGTCATAGAGCCGTTTCAGCTTTGTCTTTATTAATGGTCTTATGGTTAGTTATCACTGCATGGAAACATATAGGCTATATTAAAGAAATTAAACCTTTATCAATCATTAGTGTTGGATTCTTATTATTGCAAGCATTAATCGGAGCTGCTGCTGTTATTTGGCAACAAAACGATTACGTTTTAGCATTGCACTTTGGTATATCATTAATCAGTTTCTCATCTGTATTTTTAATAACATTGATTATTTTCTCTATAGATCAAAAATATGAAGCTGACGAATTATATATCAAAAAGCCATTAAGACGTTTAACATGGTTAATGGCAATCATCATTTATTGTGGTGTTTATACTGGTGCACTAGTGAGACATGCGGATGCAAGTTTAGCATATGGTGGTTGGCCATTGCCATTCCACGATCTTGTACCACATTCAGAACAAGATTGGGTTCAACTCACGCATCGTATCATGGCTTTTATAGTGTTTACGATTATTATGATTACTTATATTCACGCTGTTAAAAATTATCCAAATAACCGTACTGTTCATTATGGTTATACAGCTGCATTTATACTTGTTATATTACAAGTTATCACAGGTGCATTATCTATTATGACAAATGTTAACCTGATAATCGCACTTTTCCATGCATTATTTATCACTTATTTATTTGGTATGACAACATACTTTATCATGCTAATGTTACGATCAGTAAGAAGTGACAAGCAATAA
- the cyoE gene encoding heme o synthase — protein MSKEHTLSQNISRVNFKELQQIIKMGLVQGNLIPAFAGAWLAVVMTNHSFLSSIPQILLMLFGSTLIMGGACALNNYYDQDIDRIMPSKQNRPTVNNRITDQNLLLLSFGMMLVGEICLFLLNIPSGVLGLMGIVGYVSYYSIWSKRHTTWNTVIGSFPGAVPPLIGWVAIEGQISLTAIALFLVVFCWQPIHFYALAIKRKDEYALANIPMLPSVKGFKRTRVSMFIWLIILLPVPLLLINLGVVFVVLATLLNLGWIALGLTTFKKNSDQTKWATQMFIYSLNYLVIFFVLAVIVSLLTLI, from the coding sequence ATGAGCAAAGAGCATACTTTGTCACAAAATATTAGCAGAGTTAACTTCAAAGAATTGCAACAGATAATTAAAATGGGACTTGTTCAAGGTAACTTAATTCCGGCTTTTGCGGGCGCATGGCTAGCAGTTGTAATGACAAATCATTCCTTCTTATCATCAATACCTCAAATTTTATTAATGCTATTTGGATCTACTTTAATTATGGGTGGCGCATGTGCGTTAAATAATTATTACGACCAAGATATTGATCGTATTATGCCTAGTAAACAAAATAGACCAACTGTAAATAATAGAATTACAGATCAAAATTTATTACTATTAAGTTTTGGTATGATGTTAGTTGGAGAAATTTGTTTGTTTTTATTGAATATACCATCAGGCGTACTTGGTCTTATGGGGATTGTAGGTTATGTGTCTTATTACTCAATATGGTCTAAAAGACATACAACATGGAACACAGTGATTGGGAGTTTTCCTGGAGCAGTACCACCACTAATTGGATGGGTTGCAATTGAAGGACAAATTAGTTTAACAGCGATTGCGCTGTTTTTAGTTGTATTTTGTTGGCAACCAATTCATTTTTATGCCTTAGCTATTAAACGTAAAGATGAATATGCACTTGCAAATATTCCAATGTTACCATCAGTTAAGGGCTTTAAACGTACACGTGTCAGTATGTTTATCTGGTTGATTATTTTATTGCCAGTACCTTTATTACTAATAAATTTAGGTGTCGTATTCGTAGTGTTAGCTACATTATTAAATTTAGGATGGATTGCATTAGGTTTAACAACATTTAAGAAAAATTCAGATCAAACAAAATGGGCAACACAAATGTTTATATATTCACTAAATTATTTAGTGATCTTTTTCGTGTTAGCTGTGATTGTTTCATTACTTACTTTGATCTAG
- a CDS encoding DUF420 domain-containing protein, translated as MGVPILPTISTTCIVISAILIAIGWRLIWKREINKHKNVMLAAAVFALTFFLIYASRTIFIGNTAFGGPASIKKYYTIFLFFHINLATIGGILGLVQIITAFKDKYNVHRKFGPFASVIWFCTAITGVAVYLLLYVLYPGGETTSLIKATFGH; from the coding sequence ATGGGCGTTCCAATTTTACCAACGATTAGTACGACATGTATTGTCATTAGTGCAATTTTAATTGCCATTGGTTGGAGACTTATTTGGAAAAGGGAAATAAATAAACACAAAAATGTTATGTTAGCTGCAGCTGTTTTTGCTTTAACTTTTTTCTTAATCTATGCAAGTAGAACGATTTTTATCGGTAATACAGCATTTGGCGGACCAGCATCAATTAAGAAATATTATACGATTTTCTTATTTTTCCACATTAATTTAGCAACAATTGGTGGTATTCTAGGCCTAGTTCAAATTATTACTGCATTTAAAGATAAATATAATGTACACCGCAAATTCGGGCCATTCGCTTCAGTTATATGGTTCTGTACTGCAATTACAGGTGTAGCAGTTTACTTATTATTATATGTATTATATCCAGGTGGAGAAACGACATCACTGATTAAAGCAACATTTGGTCATTAA
- a CDS encoding CAP domain-containing protein, which produces MKKLIIRVVGVLFLVGFLIYLFYSPRLKFDVLENPNKGNKVNRSEQVNKSNNHAENPKPKEGVGTWVGKDIKVLTSKFGQADRVYPFRDGYKNYVFKDKNSYYIVSTKREEIVSVYATGEKVNVSPLKIGQHSAEIFNHTSINPEPSFKVDGKKYEFELSDEDLKTQTLIKYGDIYAQVYSDQQSKKVLSVRFLTKEMLADIEPYQLNSNSTSEEHNKRPVEQNPNQLISLYEVTNEMRKLKGLKPLKINSDLAHIASNNLYEATSNGSDSVEFTEDALRGQLDKNHVTYKTTAQNVGYAFNDVPTLIHSWMNSDIHRSRLLNSKYDEMGGDVMRDYYSLIFLEK; this is translated from the coding sequence ATGAAAAAGTTAATTATAAGAGTCGTCGGTGTATTATTTTTAGTTGGATTTTTAATATATCTTTTTTATTCACCGAGATTAAAATTTGATGTATTAGAGAACCCGAATAAAGGTAATAAAGTAAATAGATCTGAACAGGTGAATAAATCAAATAACCATGCTGAAAATCCAAAGCCTAAAGAAGGTGTTGGTACATGGGTAGGTAAAGATATTAAAGTGCTTACTTCTAAATTTGGACAAGCAGATCGTGTCTACCCTTTTAGAGATGGTTACAAAAATTATGTGTTTAAAGACAAAAACAGTTATTACATTGTTTCAACTAAACGTGAAGAAATCGTTTCAGTGTATGCTACAGGTGAGAAAGTCAATGTTAGTCCGTTAAAAATAGGACAACATTCTGCAGAAATTTTTAATCATACAAGTATTAATCCAGAACCGTCCTTTAAAGTTGATGGTAAAAAATATGAATTTGAACTTTCAGATGAAGATTTAAAAACACAAACACTGATTAAATATGGCGACATATATGCACAAGTGTATTCTGATCAACAATCGAAAAAGGTGCTAAGTGTACGATTTTTAACAAAAGAAATGTTAGCAGATATTGAACCTTATCAATTAAATTCTAATTCTACGTCAGAAGAGCATAATAAGCGTCCAGTTGAGCAAAATCCAAATCAATTAATTTCTCTTTATGAAGTAACGAATGAAATGAGAAAATTAAAAGGATTAAAACCATTGAAAATCAATAGCGATTTAGCACATATTGCATCTAATAACTTATATGAAGCGACCTCTAATGGTTCTGATAGTGTTGAATTTACAGAGGACGCATTAAGAGGGCAATTAGATAAAAATCACGTTACTTATAAAACAACTGCTCAAAATGTTGGTTATGCGTTTAATGATGTACCAACATTAATCCATAGTTGGATGAATTCAGATATACATCGATCTCGTCTATTAAATTCAAAATACGATGAGATGGGTGGAGATGTAATGAGAGATTATTATTCACTAATTTTCTTAGAAAAATAA
- a CDS encoding YlbF family regulator, giving the protein MINEASLAILDDIDELADMIVASDIYASFEQAKQALENNDEAHLLYQSFLKSKEKYDEVMRFGKYHPDYKKVMLETRQRKRAYEMLDVVMHYKAREMALQHLIDEVVTKIAYAVSEHVKIETGNPFFQTSHSGCATGGSCNCSL; this is encoded by the coding sequence ATGATTAATGAAGCTTCACTAGCGATATTAGATGATATTGATGAACTAGCTGATATGATAGTTGCATCAGATATTTATGCATCATTTGAGCAAGCTAAACAGGCGCTCGAAAACAATGACGAAGCACATTTACTTTATCAATCATTTTTAAAATCAAAAGAGAAATATGATGAAGTAATGCGATTCGGGAAATATCATCCTGATTATAAGAAAGTTATGTTAGAGACAAGACAACGCAAAAGAGCATATGAGATGCTTGACGTTGTGATGCATTACAAAGCTAGGGAAATGGCACTTCAACATTTAATAGATGAAGTTGTTACGAAAATTGCGTACGCTGTTTCAGAACATGTCAAAATAGAAACAGGTAATCCATTCTTTCAAACATCACATAGTGGTTGTGCGACGGGCGGATCCTGTAATTGTTCATTATAA
- a CDS encoding glycerophosphodiester phosphodiesterase, translated as MKKVNRNILNAVLVGAGFLSSLLMINKNKVITKKQTIPAFFKGNAPYIFAHRGGMALRPEQTQLAFDYAKQLGVDGFETDVRLTKDQQLIVFHDATVDRTTNGSGKVSAHTLAELKKLDAAYHFKDINGLTPYRGHAHTAILTFDELLKQYPDMYINVDLKDAPESYEGSIAPQIMFDTIAENQAFDRVLVTSFYKEQIVRFNKIAQGSVAIGASQQEVTEAFLKYHLLGGRYYQPLAQTFQMPTHFKGIDLTSSRFIKWLNDMNIIPGYYGVNSINLMNDLYQKGAHTIVTDRPDLAQQFKQTIPNK; from the coding sequence ATGAAAAAAGTAAACAGAAACATTTTAAATGCGGTACTAGTCGGTGCTGGATTTTTAAGTAGTCTATTAATGATCAATAAAAATAAAGTGATTACTAAAAAGCAAACCATCCCTGCTTTTTTCAAAGGCAATGCACCATATATATTTGCGCATCGCGGTGGTATGGCTTTAAGACCAGAGCAAACGCAACTTGCATTTGACTATGCTAAACAATTAGGCGTTGATGGCTTTGAAACAGATGTGAGACTCACAAAAGATCAACAGCTTATCGTTTTTCATGACGCAACTGTTGATAGAACGACGAACGGCTCTGGAAAAGTTAGTGCCCATACATTAGCAGAATTAAAGAAATTAGACGCAGCTTATCACTTCAAAGATATCAATGGACTAACACCATATCGTGGTCATGCACACACAGCTATACTAACCTTCGATGAGTTGCTGAAGCAATATCCTGATATGTATATAAACGTAGACTTAAAAGATGCTCCTGAATCCTATGAAGGCTCAATCGCACCACAAATTATGTTTGATACAATTGCAGAAAATCAAGCATTTGACCGCGTTCTTGTGACAAGTTTTTATAAAGAACAAATCGTTCGTTTTAATAAAATTGCACAAGGATCCGTCGCAATTGGTGCTAGCCAACAGGAAGTTACAGAAGCATTTTTAAAATATCATTTATTAGGTGGTAGGTACTACCAACCATTAGCACAAACGTTCCAAATGCCTACTCATTTTAAAGGCATTGATTTGACTTCATCTCGTTTTATCAAATGGTTAAATGATATGAATATCATTCCAGGCTATTATGGCGTAAATAGTATAAATCTGATGAATGATTTATACCAAAAAGGTGCACACACGATTGTGACAGATCGACCAGATTTAGCACAACAATTCAAACAAACAATCCCGAATAAATAA
- a CDS encoding YlbG family protein, translating into MNLIPRTSIVVYLKHMKHERQIRKYGHIVHSNRDRKFVIMYVNEQDVDQIVHKLMQLKYVRHIDGSPYKYLKKTYEKEKHEIYN; encoded by the coding sequence ATGAATTTAATCCCAAGAACTAGTATTGTAGTTTATTTAAAACATATGAAACATGAACGACAAATCCGAAAATATGGACATATCGTTCATTCAAATAGAGATCGTAAATTTGTAATTATGTATGTGAATGAGCAAGATGTTGATCAAATTGTACATAAACTAATGCAACTTAAATACGTTAGACACATTGATGGCTCACCATATAAATACTTAAAGAAAACTTACGAAAAAGAGAAACACGAAATATATAATTAA
- the rsmD gene encoding 16S rRNA (guanine(966)-N(2))-methyltransferase RsmD: protein MRVIAGKHKSKALESMEGRNTRPTMDKVKEGIFNSLYDVSGIGLDLFAGSGALGIEALSRGMDKVIFVDQNFKAVKVIKSNLANLDLEAQSEVYKNNADRALKALSKRDIQFDVIFLDPPYNKGLIDKALKLISEFNLLKENGIIVCEFSNHEEIDYQPFNMIKRYHYGLTDTLLLEKGE from the coding sequence ATGCGCGTCATTGCAGGTAAACATAAAAGTAAAGCTTTAGAAAGTATGGAAGGCCGTAATACGAGACCAACTATGGATAAAGTTAAAGAAGGTATCTTTAATAGTTTATATGATGTGTCAGGTATAGGTTTAGATTTATTTGCAGGAAGCGGGGCGCTTGGAATAGAAGCACTCTCTCGAGGTATGGATAAGGTAATCTTTGTTGATCAAAATTTTAAAGCTGTAAAAGTTATTAAATCAAATCTTGCGAATTTGGATTTAGAGGCACAATCTGAAGTTTATAAAAATAATGCAGATAGAGCTTTAAAAGCATTGTCAAAACGTGATATTCAATTTGATGTCATTTTCTTAGATCCACCTTATAATAAAGGTCTCATTGATAAAGCTTTAAAACTAATTTCAGAGTTTAATTTATTGAAAGAAAATGGTATCATCGTTTGTGAATTTAGCAATCATGAAGAAATAGATTATCAACCGTTTAATATGATTAAACGTTACCATTATGGGTTGACAGACACATTGTTATTAGAAAAGGGAGAATAG
- the coaD gene encoding pantetheine-phosphate adenylyltransferase — protein sequence MEHTIAVIPGSFDPITYGHLDIIERSTDRFDEIHVCVLKNSKKEGTFSLEERMDLIEQSVKHLPNVKVHQFSGLLVDYCEQVGAKTIIRGLRAVSDFEYELRLTSMNKKLNNEIETLYMMSSTNYSFISSSIVKEVAAYRADISEFVPPYVEKALKKKFK from the coding sequence ATGGAACATACAATAGCGGTCATTCCGGGTAGTTTTGACCCCATTACTTATGGTCATTTAGACATTATTGAGAGAAGTACAGATAGATTTGATGAAATTCATGTCTGTGTTCTTAAAAATAGTAAAAAAGAAGGTACGTTTAGTTTAGAAGAGCGTATGGATTTAATTGAACAATCTGTTAAACATTTACCTAATGTCAAGGTTCATCAATTTAGTGGTTTACTAGTCGATTATTGTGAACAAGTAGGAGCTAAAACAATCATACGTGGTTTAAGAGCAGTCAGTGATTTTGAATATGAATTACGCTTAACTTCAATGAATAAAAAGTTGAACAATGAAATTGAAACGTTATATATGATGTCTAGTACTAATTATTCATTTATAAGTTCAAGTATTGTTAAAGAAGTTGCAGCTTATCGAGCAGATATTTCTGAATTCGTTCCACCTTATGTTGAAAAGGCATTGAAGAAGAAATTTAAGTAA
- a CDS encoding nucleotidyltransferase — MKSVGLITEYNPFHNGHQYHINQSKKLTNADVTIAIMSGNFVMRGEPAIYNKFTRAKMALSTADLVIELPATASLSSGDHFAELAVKVADYMSVDTIAFGSENNDIKTLKQLAHSINEIEQSESFSQKVKEGKSYPRIISELLEHHEALASPNNILGISYLKAIAKNAKNINAISIKRENAQHHDSLIQHHQFASGTSIRTSIISQDDHWHHVVPKDIQHLYVTPHITLNQIFPYLKYQIIAMTTDSLKNIYTVTEGFENRLKSNIYEATDFHHFVKLLKTKRYTYTHIQRLLMNVLLNIKPTDVTSNIHAVKVLAMNDRGRQYLKHLKTAFPERQYITNINKSNAHYFTNEIKATHIYNAISGQQQTDFNTPVIQQYR, encoded by the coding sequence ATGAAAAGCGTTGGCTTAATCACAGAATATAATCCCTTTCATAATGGGCATCAATATCATATTAATCAATCTAAAAAACTTACAAATGCTGACGTTACTATTGCAATAATGAGTGGTAACTTTGTCATGCGTGGCGAACCAGCAATCTATAATAAGTTTACTCGTGCAAAAATGGCATTATCAACAGCTGATTTAGTTATCGAACTACCAGCAACTGCCAGTTTATCATCTGGCGATCATTTTGCCGAACTAGCAGTTAAAGTCGCAGATTATATGAGTGTCGATACAATTGCATTTGGTAGTGAAAATAATGATATCAAAACATTAAAGCAATTAGCACACAGCATTAATGAAATTGAACAATCTGAATCCTTTTCACAAAAAGTAAAAGAAGGTAAAAGCTACCCTCGTATCATTAGCGAATTATTAGAGCATCATGAAGCACTAGCAAGTCCTAACAACATACTTGGTATTAGTTACCTGAAAGCAATTGCTAAAAATGCTAAAAACATCAATGCAATTTCTATCAAACGAGAAAATGCTCAACATCATGATTCATTAATTCAACACCATCAGTTTGCAAGTGGTACATCTATTAGAACATCAATCATTAGTCAAGATGATCATTGGCATCATGTGGTACCTAAAGATATTCAACACTTGTACGTAACACCTCATATAACATTAAATCAAATATTTCCATATTTGAAATATCAAATCATAGCTATGACTACAGATTCATTAAAAAATATTTATACTGTTACTGAAGGTTTTGAAAATCGTTTGAAATCTAACATTTATGAAGCAACTGATTTTCATCATTTTGTAAAATTACTAAAAACAAAGCGTTATACATATACGCATATCCAAAGACTGTTAATGAATGTATTATTAAACATTAAACCTACAGATGTTACGAGTAACATTCACGCAGTTAAAGTATTAGCGATGAACGACCGTGGCAGACAATATTTAAAGCATTTAAAAACAGCGTTCCCAGAAAGACAATATATAACCAATATTAACAAAAGCAATGCACATTACTTCACAAATGAAATCAAAGCAACACACATATACAATGCAATAAGCGGGCAACAACAAACAGATTTCAACACGCCTGTCATACAGCAATATCGTTAA
- a CDS encoding DUF177 domain-containing protein, which translates to MKWSITQLRKYQGKPFEFDQTVSFDNLKESLDLIDLSPITIQGQLTIKSTEVVADIHITGTYTMPCARTLVPVKVPLDVTTTEVFDLEGYNQYNDDQDDVDEHYHIIKDGMVNLQDIVEDIVIIEKPMRAYSEQSDQMLTVGNGWEVIDEDQLDELAKQQEQDDSESRQVDPRLQKLQQLYDKEQ; encoded by the coding sequence ATGAAATGGTCAATTACGCAATTAAGGAAATATCAAGGTAAGCCATTTGAATTTGATCAAACGGTGAGTTTTGACAATTTAAAAGAATCATTAGATTTAATTGATTTATCTCCAATTACAATCCAAGGTCAGTTAACCATTAAGTCAACAGAAGTCGTTGCGGATATTCACATTACTGGAACGTATACAATGCCTTGTGCACGTACTCTTGTACCAGTAAAAGTCCCACTAGATGTAACTACTACAGAAGTATTTGATTTAGAAGGGTACAATCAGTATAACGATGATCAAGATGATGTAGATGAACACTATCACATTATTAAAGATGGTATGGTTAATCTTCAGGATATTGTCGAGGATATAGTTATTATTGAGAAACCAATGAGAGCTTATTCAGAGCAAAGTGACCAAATGTTGACAGTAGGTAATGGTTGGGAAGTAATCGATGAGGATCAATTAGATGAGCTTGCTAAACAGCAAGAACAAGATGATTCAGAATCACGACAAGTTGATCCAAGGCTTCAAAAATTACAACAATTATATGATAAAGAGCAATAA
- the rpmF gene encoding 50S ribosomal protein L32 — protein sequence MAVPKRRTSKTRKNKRRTHFKISVPGMTECPNCGEYKLSHRVCKNCGSYNGEEVAAK from the coding sequence ATGGCAGTACCAAAAAGAAGAACTTCTAAAACTAGAAAAAACAAACGTCGTACGCATTTCAAAATTTCAGTACCAGGTATGACTGAATGCCCAAACTGTGGCGAATACAAATTATCACACCGTGTATGTAAAAACTGTGGTTCTTACAATGGCGAAGAAGTAGCAGCTAAATAA
- the isdB gene encoding heme uptake protein IsdB — MNKQQKEFKSFYSIRKSSLGVASVAISTLLLLMSNGEAQAAAEETGGTNTEAQPKTEAVASPTTTSEKAPETKPVANAVSVSNKEVEAPTSETKEAKEVKEVKAPKETKEVKPAAKATNNTYPILNQELREAIKNPAIKDKDHSAPNSRPIDFEMKKKDGTQQFYHYASSVKPARVIFTDSKPEIELGLQSGQFWRKFEVYEGDKKLPIKLVSYDTVKDYAYIRFSVSNGTKAVKIVSSTHFNNKEEKYDYTLMEFAQPIYNSADKFKTEEDYKAEKLLAPYKKAKTLERQVYELNKIQDKLPEKLKAEYKKKLEDTKKALDEQVKSAITEFQNVQPTNEKMTDLQDTKYVVYESVENNESMMDTFVKHPIKTGMLNGKKYMVMETTNDDYWKDFMVEGQRVRTISKDAKNNTRTIIFPYVEGKTLYDAIVKVHVKTIDYDGQYHVRIVDKEAFTKANTDKSNKKEQQDNSAKKEATPATPSKPTPSPVEKESQKQDSQKDDNKQLPSVEKENDASSESGKDKTPATKPTKGEVESSSTTPTKVVSTTQNVAKPTTASSKTTKDVVQTSAGSSEAKDSAPLQKANIKNTNDGHTQSQNNKNTQENKAKSLPQTGEESNKDMTLPLMALLALSSIVAFVLPRKRKN, encoded by the coding sequence ATGAACAAACAGCAAAAAGAATTTAAATCATTTTATTCAATTAGAAAGTCATCACTAGGCGTTGCATCTGTAGCAATTAGTACACTTTTATTATTAATGTCAAATGGCGAAGCACAAGCAGCAGCTGAAGAAACAGGTGGTACAAATACAGAAGCACAACCAAAAACTGAAGCAGTTGCAAGTCCAACAACAACATCTGAAAAAGCTCCAGAAACTAAACCAGTAGCTAATGCTGTCTCAGTATCTAATAAAGAAGTTGAGGCCCCTACTTCTGAAACAAAAGAAGCTAAAGAAGTTAAAGAAGTTAAAGCCCCTAAGGAAACAAAAGAAGTTAAACCAGCAGCAAAAGCCACTAACAATACATATCCTATTTTGAATCAGGAACTTAGAGAAGCGATTAAAAACCCTGCAATAAAAGACAAAGATCATAGCGCACCAAACTCTCGTCCAATTGATTTTGAAATGAAAAAGAAAGATGGAACTCAACAGTTTTATCATTATGCAAGTTCTGTTAAACCTGCTAGAGTTATTTTCACTGATTCAAAACCAGAAATTGAATTAGGATTACAATCAGGTCAATTTTGGAGAAAATTTGAAGTTTATGAAGGTGACAAAAAGTTGCCAATTAAATTAGTATCATACGATACTGTTAAAGATTATGCTTACATTCGCTTCTCTGTATCAAACGGAACAAAAGCTGTTAAAATTGTTAGTTCAACACACTTCAATAACAAAGAAGAAAAATACGATTACACATTAATGGAATTCGCACAACCAATTTATAACAGTGCAGATAAATTCAAAACTGAAGAAGATTATAAAGCTGAAAAATTATTAGCGCCATATAAAAAAGCGAAAACACTAGAAAGACAAGTTTATGAATTAAATAAAATTCAAGATAAACTTCCTGAAAAATTAAAGGCTGAGTACAAGAAGAAATTAGAGGATACAAAGAAAGCTTTAGATGAGCAAGTGAAATCAGCTATTACTGAATTCCAAAATGTACAACCAACAAATGAAAAAATGACTGATTTACAAGATACAAAATATGTTGTTTATGAAAGTGTTGAGAATAACGAATCTATGATGGATACTTTTGTTAAACACCCTATTAAAACAGGTATGCTTAACGGCAAAAAATATATGGTCATGGAAACTACTAATGACGATTACTGGAAAGATTTCATGGTTGAAGGTCAACGTGTTAGAACTATAAGCAAAGATGCTAAAAATAATACTAGAACAATTATTTTCCCATATGTTGAAGGTAAAACTCTATATGATGCTATCGTTAAAGTTCACGTAAAAACGATTGATTATGATGGACAATACCATGTCAGAATCGTTGATAAAGAAGCATTTACAAAAGCCAATACCGATAAATCTAACAAAAAAGAACAACAAGATAACTCAGCTAAGAAGGAAGCTACTCCAGCTACGCCTAGCAAACCAACACCATCACCTGTTGAAAAAGAATCACAAAAACAAGACAGCCAAAAAGATGACAATAAACAATTACCAAGTGTTGAAAAAGAAAATGACGCATCTAGTGAGTCAGGTAAAGACAAAACGCCTGCTACAAAACCAACTAAAGGTGAAGTAGAATCAAGTAGTACAACTCCAACTAAGGTAGTATCTACGACTCAAAATGTTGCAAAACCAACAACTGCTTCATCAAAAACAACAAAAGATGTTGTTCAAACTTCAGCAGGTTCTAGCGAAGCAAAAGATAGTGCTCCATTACAAAAAGCAAACATTAAAAACACAAATGATGGACACACTCAAAGCCAAAACAATAAAAATACACAAGAAAATAAAGCAAAATCATTACCACAAACTGGTGAAGAATCAAATAAAGATATGACATTACCATTAATGGCATTATTAGCTTTAAGTAGCATCGTTGCATTCGTATTACCTAGAAAACGTAAAAACTAA